A single genomic interval of Procambarus clarkii isolate CNS0578487 chromosome 17, FALCON_Pclarkii_2.0, whole genome shotgun sequence harbors:
- the LOC123752818 gene encoding uncharacterized protein isoform X2 produces MGSGSRSRSPGSDRRDRYRRSHERERSNRHDREKERDRYQKYNRRSGSRDRSHSRERYVREKTRGWNRGRNRWHTYHPKNERYHRNRDHMRGDRRRYGRDYSSSDDEHQSWDRYRGRDERFRHRGRIWDRYGNRNRMDMMNSRNVRSERYYKEYSPERTSRSSRSPDRRSRRTNRRSRRSSSTSDSSSDSSSNEDTKKKKESDDSDDSSDEDAKVKKAHSSTTDSSADDTDVAKKSDSSDNEYSKKYDSSDREHSKKRDSSDHERTKKFIRSDREHSEKRDTSYHEYTRKKHAKPSKSTEGKTEKKKFEKDLEKKSLKTSNSEAGVKDIEGKVFHKVLKKKVSKSSSDSDSSSEDSEPEKSSETISKRNRTNRSSSSSDSDNSEPEKPKKKLNIRKYDRPEISEPEKMVKESEKKKAYVIETSSRKAKVERASSKLPDKRKDSESSDTDTEISNPEITEKFTTKKVGPVKASEKLREKRAGPEKITEKLTEKKVGIEKVTEKFTEKKTVAARITEKFRERETGLEKITDTLTEKRTGPVKVKEKLTGLEKVKEKLTGPEKIKEKLTDPEKVTEKLTGKRTNHEKVIEEQTEKKAGPLKVTQYCSEKRALPENVTDKLIEKMAGTDKFTDKKTDHLKVTEQMAEKKTSFEKVTEKVAEKKVGPEKVTAKLVEKLVRPEKATEKLRERKTGPDKVTEKLREKKTDFEKVSKKLTEKKDDLEKETEEMAEEESGPEKVPEKIDERESGPEKLSTKLAEQKAGPEKVSEKLAEQKASPEKVPEKLVKQKVGPEKVPEKLSKQKASLEKVPEKLSEQKAGPEKVPGKLSKQKAGPEKVPEKLAEQKAGPEKVPEKLAEQKASPEKVPEKLAEQKEGLEKIPEKLAEEKTGPEKVPEKLDEQKEGPEKVQEKLAEPKEGLEKVPEKLAEPKEGPEKVPEKLAEPKEGPEKVPEKLAEPKEGPEKVPEKLAEPKEVPEKVPEKLAEPKESPEKVPEKLAEPKEGPEKVLEKLAEPKAGSENEKDKFKDKKAWPEKIIEKVPEKIQKKITEKKIGLEKVPENLTGKKAGPGKFTEKKTGFEKVPEKLREKKSGPEKVTEKMTDQSSDKCNSGDKIAMKKSESSNDNPEAIIVQNLAREESDKRGESSACNVNNLEPAKRSQALVKSVDGKSESIQDKNSLEEIGNENQRESGEDTDSDDAEVERNSHKHSSKNNGSECMESDSKHLRVSDIPKEKEKELRAGLNLGGNLVEDISSTGRTPELSVKSLLDHGTCKILHKTDKKLEGKVIGKSVSREDDLNSKEQSNRKNEKKIETDPNIERDDVAISERKVLPGRKRSTAQPLEEQKVGSGTDNECHGVPPKIAKKGGGKSESNKNESGGKSKSKMLKKGSEPDDRRKKKKHKKHKSKKSSSTSESDENIKEDRSRVYDSDETTEQELLRKKKQLEEQLQIEEEIRQRSENLEREKDALLSKKLKTLESSSKGTSPSQTKESASKDKKSRSRSRSNSNSRYDAQIEDKKSNNANDDKIAKNDKRPRYHSSEDEDSTREQDSEEPQIGGRYWGEDHSKEVPRQPKGKQLKTSDTYWNKYADKLGIQIEDPRGRGQGLERGKNRDRSDERRKENEQQYKKNSDEDEVRNVKRRKDDLDVADKKNESKDPKPSTKELIKKPVMDPLTTRTGGAYIPPAKLKMMQAQITDKSSAVFQRLAWEALKKSINGLVNKVNVSNIGIIVRELLQENIVRGRGVLCRALMQAQSFSPTFTHVYAAMVAIINSKFPQIGELLLKRLVIQLRRGVKRNDKNVCMSSCRFIAHLINQQVAHEVVALEILTFLLERAKDITEESEVAEKSRNDSCELAITFLTECGMKLNEVSPRGMKIIFETLRHVLHEGKLEQRVAYMLEVIFAIVKDGFKDHPSVLEELDLVEEDDQFTHIVELDGKLDGQEILNVFKHDTEYEESEEKYKEIRAGILGEDSDESGSEGGSEIGSDSDEGTEDEDEKQEAQTIIDQTETNMVAFRRTVYLTIQSSLDVDECAHKLLKGEIKPGWETELCNMILDCCAQQRTYIKFYGLLAQRFCMINKVYQEPFQQIFKDAYDTCHRLETEKLRNVARLFAHLLFSDAISWEVLSHIRLNEDETTSSSRVFIKILFQELAEFMSLAKLNERLRDPTLAAAFEGLLPRDNPRNTRFAINFFTSCGLGGLTDGLREFLRTQPKPTAVVAPVQQQLNKNDSNKSESDSSSDSSSESDSSSSSSTSTSSSSSSSSSSSSSESSSESSSDSSDSSSESEDSSDDRRKKKNLKKKETKIKSVSSKSKSKTNKKGERSGDKSISKKMSDSEEEQAFVRYREEDLDDIKERDRGERWRNIEDWSRRREGSSESGDRQKDDRYERDERKKNHASSRERKEGENTEKRERHRDDYEGDRRGTNNDHTRSEARKRVEDQDAGYQRKRENKDEIKSRESNDENDQELRDDDDGDRVEKRKKRHESPERDSKRKRSDFEEMAKDDDKVTERWKQREHGRQIEAGDHKEWKGQREEIRERESYHPRDGDWRKEKKNHNQRSESGSDGRRGWEKSRYH; encoded by the exons ATGGGCAGTGGCAGTCGGTCTCGCTCCCCTGGGAGTGATCGAAGAGACAGATATAGGCGGAGTCATGAGAGAGAGCGAAGTAATAGACATgacagagaaaaagaaagagatagATATCAAAAGTATAACAGGAGAAGTGGAAGTCGAGACAGAAGTCATAGTAGAGAAAGATATGTGAGGGAAAAAACAAGAGGTTGGAACAGAGGTCGGAATCGTTGGCACACATATCATCCGAAAAATGAAAGATATCATCGAAACAGGGATCATATGAGAGGTGATAGACGAAGATATGGAAGAGATTACTCTAGTTCTGATGATGAACATCAAAGTTGGGATAGGTATAGAGGCAGAGATGAACGATTTAGGCACAGAGGTAGAATTTGGGACAGATATGGAAATAGAAATAGGATGGACATGATGAATAGCCGTAATGTACGGTCAGAAAGATATTACAAAGAATACTCTCCAGAAAGAACTAGCAGATCATCACGCTCCCCAGATCGCAGAAGTCGAAGAACTAATAGAAGGTCAAGAAGAAGCTCATCTACTAGTGACTCAAGCAGTGACAGTTCATCTAATGAAGACACAAAGAAAAAGAAGGAATCTGATGACAGTGATGATTCATCAGATGAAGATGCAAAGGTTAAGAAGGCACATTCAAGTACTACTGATTCTTCTGCTGACGATACAGATGTTGCAAAGAAATCTGACAGTAGTGATAATGAATACTCAAAAAAATATGACAGCAGTGATCGTGAGCATTCAAAGAAACGTGACAGCAGTGATCACGAACGTACAAAGAAATTTATTCGCAGTGATCGTGAACATTCAGAAAAACGTGACACAAGTTATCATGAATATACAAGGAAGAAGCATGCTAAACCAAGTAAATCTACAGAAGGGAAAACTGAAAAAAAGAAATTTGAAAAGGACCTTGAAAAGAAATCCCTGAAAACTTCAAATTCAGAGGCTGGTGTAAAAGATATTGAAGGAAAAGTATTTCATAAAGTGTTAAAAAAGAAAGTGAGCAAGAGTTCTTCAGATAGTGATAGTAGCTCTGAAGATTCTGAGCCGGAAAAAAGTTCTGAAACTATATCTAAACGGAATAGAACCAATAGGAGCTCTTCTAGCTCTGATTCAGACAACTCTGAACCTGAAAagcctaaaaaaaaattgaatattcGAAAATATGACAGACCAGAAATCTCCGAGCCTGAAAAAATGGTGAAGGAATCGGAGAAAAAGAAAGCCTATGTTATTGAAACAAGTTCCAGAAAAGCTAAAGTCGAAAGAGCTTCGAGTAAACTTCCAGATAAGAGGAAAGATAGTGAAAGTTCAGATACTGACACTGAAATCTCAAATCCTGAAATAACTGAAAAATTTACAACAAAAAAAGTAGGTCCTGTGAAGGCCTCAgaaaagttgagagagaaaagggCAGGCCCTGAAAAGATAACGGAAAAATTAACAGAGAAAAAGGTAGGTATTGAAAAGGTAACAGAAAAATTTACTGAGAAAAAGACAGTTGCTGCAAGGATAACTGAaaaatttagagagagagagactggtctTGAaaagataacagatacattgacaGAGAAAAGAACAGGTCCTGTGAAAGTAAAAGAAAAATTAACAGGTCTTGAAAAGGTAAAAGAAAAATTGACAGGTCctgaaaaaataaaagaaaaactgaCAGACCCTGAAAAGGTaacagagaaattgacagggaaAAGGACGAATCATGAAAAAGTAATTGAAGAACAGACAGAAAAAAAGGCAGGTCCTTTAAAGGTAACACAGTATTGTTCAGAGAAAAGGGCACTACCTGAAAATGTAACAGACAAGTTGATAGAGAAAATGGCAGGTACTGACAAATTTACTGATAAAAAGACAGATCATCTAAAGGTAACAGAACAAATGGCAGAGAAAAAAACAAGTTTTGAAAAGGTAACTGAAAAAGTAGCAGAGAAGAAGGTAGGTCCTGAAAAAGTAACAGCCAAACTGGTAGAAAAGTTGGTAAGACCTGAAAAGGCAACAGAAaaattgagagagagaaagaccggtCCTGATAAAGTAACAGAAAAATtgagagaaaaaaaaacagaTTTTGAAAAGGTATCGAAAAAATTGACTGAGAAAAAGGATGACCTTGAAAAGGAAACAGAAGAAATGGCTGAGGAAGAGTCAGGTCCAGAAAAGGTACCAGAAAAAATAGATGAGCGAGAGTCGGGTCCTGAAAAGCTATCGACAAAATTGGCAGAGCAAAAGGCAGGCCCTGAAAAAgtatcagaaaaattggcagaacaAAAGGCAAGCCCTGAAAAGGTACCAGAAAAATTGGTAAAACAAAAGGTAGGCCCTGAAAAGGTACCAGAAAAATTGTCAAAACAAAAGGCAAGCCTTGAAAAGGTACCAGAAAAATTGTCAGAACAAAAGGCAGGCCCTGAAAAGGTACCAGGAAAATTGTCAAAACAAAAGGCAGGCCCTGAAAAGGtaccagaaaaattggcagaacaAAAGGCAGGCCCTGAAAAAGtaccagaaaaattggcagaacaAAAGGCAAGCCCTGAAAAGGTACCAGAAAAATTAGCAGAACAAAAGGAAGGTCTTGAAAAGAtaccagaaaaattggcagaggaaAAGACAGGTCCTGAAAAGGTACCAGAAAAATTGGATGAACAAAAGGAAGGTCCTGAAAAAGTacaagaaaaattggcagagccaAAGGAAGGTCTAGAAAAGGtgccagaaaaattggcagagccaAAGGAAGGTCCTGAAAAGGtgccagaaaaattggcagagccaAAGGAAGGTCCTGAAAAGGtaccagaaaaattggcagagccaAAGGAAGGTCCTGAAAAGGtaccagaaaaattggcagagccaAAGGAGGTTCCTGAAAAGGtaccagaaaaattggcagagccaAAGGAAAGTCCTGAAAAGGtaccagaaaaattggcagagccaAAGGAAGGTCCTGAAAAGGTactagaaaaattggcagagccaAAGGCAGGTAGTGAAAATGAAAAAGACAAATTTAAAGATAAGAAGGCATGGCctgaaaaaataattgaaaaggTACCTGAAAAgatacaaaaaaaaattacagagaAAAAGATAGGCCTTGAAAAGGTACCTGAAAATTTGACAGGAAAAAAGGCAGGTCCTGGAAAGTTTACTGAGAAAAAGACTGGTTTTGAAAAGGTGCCTGAAAAATTGAGAGAGAAAAAATCAGGTCCTGAAAAAGTAACAGAAAAAATGACGGATCAAAGCTCTGATAAATGTAATTCTGGTGATAAAATTGCAATGAAAAAAAGTGAAAGCTCAAACGATAATCCTGAAGCAATAATAGTCCAGAACTTAGCTCGTGAAGAGTCAGATAAGAGAGGTGAGAGTTCTGCTTGCAATGTTAACAATTTAGAACCTGCAAAAAGATCACAGGCACTTGTAAAATCTGTAGATGGAAAATCTGAATCAATCCAAGATAAAAATAGTCTAGAAGAAATCGGTAATGAAAATCAGAGAGAATCTGGTGAGGACACTGATAGTGATGATGCTGAAGTTGAGAGAAATAGTCATAAACattcaagtaagaataatggcagTGAATGTATGGAATCAGATAGTAAACACCTCAGGGTTTCTGATAtcccaaaagaaaaagaaaaagaacttCGTGCAGGTTTAAATCTTGGAGGTAATTTAGTAGAAGACATATCCAGTACTGGAAGGACACCTGAGCTAAGTGTCAAATCACTCTTGGATCATGGTACTTGCAAGATTTTACATAAAACTGATAAAAAATTGGAAGGGAAAGTAATTGGAAAATCTGTTTCTAGAGAAGATGATTTAAATTCCAAGGAACAGTCTAATAGAAAGAATgagaagaaaatagagacagATCCTAATATTGAGAGAGATGATGTTGCCATCTCAGAGCGAAAAGTGTTGCCAGGAAGAAAAAGAAGTACAGCTCAACCTTTGGAAGAACAGAAGGTGGGATCAGGTACTGACAACGAGTGTCATGGAGTCCCCCCCAAAATTGCCAAGAAGGGAGGTGGCAAATCTGAGAGTAACAAAAATGAAAGTGGTGGAAAAAGTAAATCAAAAATGCTCAAAAAAGGTTCTGAACCAGATGATCGCAGGaagaaaaagaaacataagaagcaTAAGAGCAAAAAATCTTCCAGTACTAGTGAAAGTGATGAGAACATAAAGGAAGATAGATCAAGAGTATATGACAGTGATGAAACAACTGAACAAGAGTTGTTAAGGAAAAAAAAGCAGTTAGAagaacagttgcaaatagaagaagAAATTCGCCAAAGAAGTGAAaatctagagagagagaaagatgctCTCCTTAGTAAGAAGCTCAAAACTCTGGAAAGCAGCTCTAAAGGTACAAGCCCATCACAAACCAAAGAAAGTGCTAGCAAGGACAAAAAATCTCGCTCTCGGTCACGTTCCAATTCTAACAGTAGATATGATGCACAAATTGAGGACAAAAAAAGTAACAATGCCAATGATGATAAAATCGCCAAGAATGATAAAAGACCAAGATATCATAGCTCAGAGGATGAAGATTCTACTAGGGAGCAGGATTCTGAAGAACCACAGATTGGAGGGCGATACTGGGGAGAGGACCACAGTAAGGAAGTCCCGCGACAGCCTAAAGGTAAGCAGCTGAAAACAAGTGACACTTATTGGAATAAATATGCTGACAAACTAGGCATTCAGATTGAGGATCCAAGAGGCAGAGGGCAAGGACTAGAAAGAGGAAAAAATAGAGATAGAAGTGATGAAAGGCGGAAAGAGAATGAGCAGCAATACAAAAAGAATAGTGATGAAGACGAGGTCAGAAATGTTAAAAGACGGAAAGATGACCTTGATGTTGCAGACAAAAAGAATGAAAGTAAAGACCCTAAACCATCAACTAAGGAGCTAATAAAAAAACCAGTAATGGACCCATTGACAACCAGGACTGGTGGTGCCTATATTCCCCCAGCAAAGTTGAAGATGATGCAAGCACAGATCACAGATAAGTCAAGTGCTGTTTTCCAGAGATTGGCATGGGAAGCACTTAAAAAGTCTATTAATGGTCTTGTTAATAAAGTTAATGTTTCAAACATAGGTATCATTGTACGAGAGTTGCTTCAGGAAAACATAGTCCGTGGAAGGGGTGTATTATGTAGAGCCCTCATGCAGGCTCAGTCATTCTCACCAACATTTACTCATGTTTATGCTGCTATGGTTGCTATTATAAATAGCAAGTTTCCACAGATTGGTGAATTGTTACTAAAACGTTTAGTAATTCAGCTAAGACGCGGCGTtaaaagaaatgataaaaatGTGTGCATGTCTTCTTGTCGCTTTATTGCGCATCTTATTAACCAACAAGTTGCTCATGAAGTTGTGGCTTTAGAGATTCTAACATTCCTACTTGAGAGAGCTAAAGATATTACTGAAGAATCAGAAGTTGCAGAGAAATCAAGAAATGATTCATGTGAACTAGCTATTACTTTCCTTACAGAGTGTGGCATGAAGTTAAATGAAGTCAGTCCTCGGGGAATGAAAATTATATTTGAAACATTAAGGCATGTGTTGCATGAAGGTAAATTAGAGCAACGTGTTGCATACATGCTAGAAGTTATATTTGCCATTGTTAAAGATGGGTTCAAAGATCATCCCTCTGTCCTAGAAGAATTGGATCTTGTTGAAGAAGATGATCAGTTTACACATATTGTGGAGTTGGATGGAAAATTGGATGGTCAAGAAATCCTTAATGTCTTTAAACATGACACAGAATATGAAGAGAGTGAAGAAAAGTACAAAGAAATTCGTGCTGGTATCCTTGGGGAGGATAGTGATGAAAGTGGTTCAGAAGGAGGGTCAGAGATTGGTTCTGATAGTGATGAAGGAACTGAAGATGAAGATGAAAAGCAAGAGGCCCAGACCATTATTGATCAGACCGAGACAAACATGGTGGCATTCCGTCGCACGGTGTATCTCACTATACAGTCTTCATTGGATGTAGATGAATGTGCCCACAAACTTCTTAAGGGTGAAATCAAGCCAGGATGGGAGACTGAATTATGCAACATGATTCTGGATTGCTGTGCTCAACAACGAACATACATAAAGTTCTATGGTCTTTTGGCTCAACGTTTCTGTATGATCAATAAGGTTTATCAGGAACCTTTTCAACAGATCTTCAAGGATGCTTATGACACATGTCATCGTCTTGAAACAGAAAAACTTCGCAATGTGGCTCGACTCTTTGCTCATTTACTATTTTCAGATGCAATTTCTTGGGAGGTTTTGAGTCATATTCGCTTAAATGAGGACGAAACAACTAGCTCTTCACGAGTCTTCATTAAAATTCTTTTCCAA gaacttgcaGAGTTTATGAGTTTAGCAAAACTTAATGAGAGACTGAGGGATCCAACTCTTGCCGCAGCTTTTGAGGGCTTGCTGCCAAGAGACAACCCACGAAATACTCGCTTTGCAATCAATTTCTTTACATCATGTGGTTTAGGAGGCCTTACTGATGGACTACGAGAATTTCTACGTACTCAA CCAAAGCCAACGGCTGTAGTGGCACCTGTGCAGCAGCAGTTAAATAAAAATGATAGTAACAAGAGTGAGAGTGATAGCAGCAGTGATAGTAGCAGTGAAAgtgacagcagcagtagcagcagtaccagcactagtagtagcagtagtagctccagcagcagcagcagttcaGAGAGCTCTTCAGAAAGTAGCAGTGATAGTTCTGATTCATCAAGTGAGTCAGAGGATTCATCTG ATGACAGGAGAAAAAAGAAGAACCTGAAGAAGAAAGAAACTAAGATTAAAAGTGTGTCCAGCAAAAGCAAATCTAAAACAAACAAGAAGGGTGAAAGATCTGGTGATAAATCCATTAGCAAGAAAATGAGTGATAGTGAAGAAGAGCAAGCTTTTGTAAGGTACAGGGAGGAAGATTTAGATGACattaaagagagagacagaggggagaGGTGGAGGAATATTGAGGATTGGAGCAGAAGACGAGAGGGTAGTAGTGAAAGCGGAGATAGACAGAAAGACGACAGATATGAAAGAGATGAAAGGAAAAAGAATCATGCATCttcaagagagagaaaggaaggtgAAAAtacagaaaagagagagaggcaTAGGGATGATTATGAAGGAGACAGAAGAGGAACAAATAACGATCACACTAGATCAGAGGCTAGGAAAAGAGTGGAAGACCAAGATGCAGGATATCAACGAAAAAGAGAAAATAAGGACGAAATTAAGAGTCGTGAGAGTAATGATGAAAATGACCAAGAGCTtagagatgatgatgatggtgatagggtagaaaaaagaaagaaaagacaCGAGAGCCCGGAAAGAGATTCAAAGAGAAAGAGAAGTGATTTTGAAGAGATGGCAAAggatgatgataaagttacagAACGTTGGAAGCAACGAGAACATGGGAGACAAATTGAAGCTGGAGACCACAAAGAGTGGAAGGGACAAAGGGaagaaataagagagagagaaagctatCATCCACGGGATGGGGATTGgaggaaagaaaaaaaaaatcataaccaAAGATcagagagtggcagtgatggacgaAGAGGATGGGAGAAATCCAGATACCATTAA